One genomic region from Xyrauchen texanus isolate HMW12.3.18 chromosome 16, RBS_HiC_50CHRs, whole genome shotgun sequence encodes:
- the tex36 gene encoding testis-expressed protein 36, with translation MTMDKQGKKYFNKNISGNWFMHTGMPQTEPRRELCTSTGSMLAHGVPKNLTEGIKRYPKIFNTPEKKTMGREYPFSVHDNRTALQNTIHAYEQGVGRKKCLDERRQHNSHYCLCHRNTLVESGKWDHSAYDIDFLSKQETECTDVLKRRFPRNHSSRSQINAAAHTGECFMWFGRADSNQHTPLSVLAEANHSVTAK, from the exons ATGACAATGGATAAACAAGGCAAGAAATACTTCAACAAGAATATAAGTGGAAACTGG TTTATGCACACTGGTATGCCACAGACTGAACCAAGGCGTGAGTTGTGCACCAGCACAGGATCCATGTTGGCACATGGAGTTCCTAAAAACCTGACAGAAGGAATTAAGAGATATCCCAAAATATTTAACACTCCTGAAAAG AAAACTATGGGTAGAGAATATCCATTCTCAGTGCATGATAACCGTACTGCTCTACAGAACACCATTCATGCATATGAACAG GGTGTAGGCCGTAAGAAGTGTCTTGACGAACGTCGCCAGCATAACTCTCATTACTGCCTGTGCCATCGCAACACTCTGGTCGAGTCAGGAAAGTGGGACCACTCTGCCTATGATATTGACTTCCTGTCCAAACAGGAAACAGAGTGCACAGACGTCCTCAAAAGGCGTTTCCCCAGAAACCATTCTTCAAGATCTCAAATAAATGCTGCAGCTCATACTGGGGAGTGTTTCATGTGGTTTGGAAGGGCCGACTCTAACCAGCACACTCCACTAAGTGTACTTGCAGAAGCCAACCACTCCGTAACTGCTAAATAG